The following DNA comes from Anopheles arabiensis isolate DONGOLA chromosome 3, AaraD3, whole genome shotgun sequence.
ttcttgcgAAGAATTTATGTGTGAGTTTATGTGTAGCATTTTTAtctgtgcttcttcttcttgaaaAACCAAACACTACCACCCAATACAGTTTGAACTTACTGGTTTTCCATACAAACATTCTGAACTTTTTCTAGGCAAGCCATGggatttttgtaaaattttgaaacagttttccgcaatgaaatggaatgaaaaaccggtttcccatacaaacgcgtgcattttaatttaactgtcAGCCAAATATCGAGCGTTTAACTAAAAAACATGCCAACTAAGAAGCGTTCAgctattgaattctgactgtattaAATTCTCGATATTGGCGTGACGGTGTCCCACCtcaaggtgtgtttattaaggaggtgaattgttagcgcgttttccgggcgccatcattgagtattgttatcccaagcgccacagattaagcttaaacgtctggaaaattgaatatccatagaaaaaaatgaaagctccacagcttcattggtttgatcaatagatggcgtattaaaactgattattatattgctatccttttcttgcaatgtgtttcgacaagtttcatcttatcatgacctatatatagccttctaactttctgagcaaaaatctataatgaatggtcgtgtggtcagatacgtgggtatcaacaccaacgaccattactcaaatctcacttgcttcagtgctggtgattcccgttggagtttagtatttaaacaaacgtatcgccgttctagttctagcgatgcataacttcaatgtgaaaccatacaacagtacagaggaaatgagaatgctctcctccaagcgatgaagctcaactggttggggtatcccaccaacatagagcgccaccagctttttcgctatttttagaatgcatgagtcgtttgccgtctgctaaacgaagtctttctatattccgtttaggtagagtgcttgagtcgtttagaagccgtttagtggtcgtttagtggatttgtggcacttgggatgtcaaatcgcatacaattttctatacccccctccagccctcctcgattttaataccggagccaccagtattgttatgtcaagtcgtgaaatgtcaatttgctctgaagcacttcacctcctaatatccatacaccttggtcCCACCTCACATTAAATAATATTAACCACTTACTACATCTCCTCtcttcgcccccccccccctgcctcCTAGAACTCTTACAATGAAGTCTGTGAGAGAAGGGGAGAGAGGGAGGAGCATCAGCTTTTTGCTCGCTCTCAAAAAATAAGTCCgaaattgtttgcttttgggtACCAGTATGGGTACTGGGATAGGGTCCCATCTCAGGTCAATAGTTCCATAGTTCATAGATCCATTCTTcgcgttttggttgttttgggTTGCATGAATTTTTCGAGTTTCCATTACAAGTTTTCgaactaaaataaaagttgagtTTCtctcttgttttcttttatcagCACACAATTTGCTTGATTTTGGGCatttattataaaattaataGCTAATAATTGGTTTACTGCCTCTCACTTTACAGTGTACCACCGCGCCGTGCGTATTATGACAGCTCGCggataaataaaagaaaagcacaGCACCCAACACTGTGAAGAAGAGGCAAGAGCAGCAGCCTGTCATTTTGGTCGATTTGATTCATCATCGCCTTTTGGGTAGAGGAAAAAGTTGAAATTCCCGGAGCACATCACAACATTTTCGGGCCGCGAAATTAGGCACCCTTGCCGTGTAGTGTGTCGCCAAGATTGAGCCAAGCGTTGTGCGAGTGCGAGAAAATCGGaagcgtgtgcgtgtgaaaGTAATTCTGTGCGAAACGGTAATTTACACTTTGCATCATTTCCGCATACAAAGGGAGCAGCAAAACGTCAATTTTGTGGAAACAAAAGAGGGCGAGAAAGTACCCAACACTGAagcagaaaagcaaaaaaaaaacacaaatcctTCCCTCAACATATCCCGCCCAGTGGGTCCTAGGCGAAGAAAGTGatccgtgtgcgtgtgtgtgtgtgtgtgtgtctgtgcgtatCGAAGGCGAAAGTGGACCCCGTGCTGTGAAGGAGACCAAACACTAAACGAGTTTGCTTTCTCCTCCCACTTCCCTCCTACAGTGTCTCGCTCGGTGCAGTGATAAGCGGGCGACGCCAGAGCTGAACAATTCCCACACTCGAACCTCCATTCGGGGTCTGTGCTTATTGGCCGTGGACGTCGTGGCACTGCAGGGAAGAAaaggaacagcgaacaacagCGACAGCGATCCGCGGACCAGCAACATCCGCCACGCTACAAACATGAGTCTGTTCGGAACGACGTCCACACTCAACGCCGATATAGGTTGGTATGAGAGTTGCTCGCGAAGGACAACAACTTCGGCCCATGTGACACGGTGGCTTGGTTGCAAATGTTTAGCACCTTGCAGCCCCTTCGTTGCAATACAGAAGAGAAAACATTATCTCTGCATCCCGCTGGGTGTACATGGCTGCCCCGCATTACGCACCAATATCGCGACACATTCCTGCAATTGGtgtttattaattaaattaggATGTGCAGGCAAAGGCGCGCGCGCTGCTGCCATTGCCCCGATTGCTGTGGCAAAACGACGGAAGAAATGGTTCCCGGGGTGGCAGCAGTGAATGGTGAAACCTGTACCACATCCAATCTCCCCGAGGAGGTCAGCCGCGCTTTAGGTACAGCGTGACGTGACACCCTTGATAACACGGGGCCCGCCCGAACGGGCAGAAGCATACTTTGTTAATGACGCAGGAAAACCAATACGAAGTAGCAATATGAGAGGGAATGAACTTAAAATCATGGAATCCATCGCCTGCCTAGAACCGTAACAATATGCTCCTCTGTCTTATTACTTCGGGGTACACACAACTCCAGCGCAACTGGACAAAGCTCTGGCAAAGTTCAATTTACGCCCTTGTTCCCGTTTTCCGGTGCGCTCTTTGTGCTGCAGCCTCAGAATTAACCAGActgtttgctgtttatttACATCATCTTTCGCGCTTCCACGTAGCAGAAGAAGAGCTTAAAGATAAAGATTATGGTTTGAGAAGAGGTCACAAAACGCACACTGCAAAGTGCGATGACTAATGCGGCCCGCGGCCGCCTGCCTCATCAGCCTGCCCTTTTGCGTAGACGCTTATCTCGTCTACTCGTCGTTTTTCGCTTCGGGAAACCTTACAACTTCTAATCGAACGGTTTCGTTTCACCgtgcgtttttgtgtggtATTTTATACGACATTTTTAGAAGCTACAATCACCATCGAAGTACTTTTGGTGTCAGTTTGAGCTCATTATTGAGCAAAATTTCAATTATGCTAGAAACTTTAATTTTGaagatttattttgttttgggaaaCGCTTGCTCACATCGAACAAGCTATTATTGCACAACGCACGCGGCTGTGATTAGGTTGTGATGAATCATTTGTACGGATTCGATGCGGAATTGCCGCCCGGTCGAATGATTCGCCCCGTTTGCGTGATGTTTCGGGTGCTGATCGTGGTGATAAATGATACGGACtgggcgcaaaaaaaaaacacgttctAGAGGTTGAAATATGACCGAGCAATGGGTTTTTTATGCAACATCAACCGCAGATGTACAATTCTCGGTTACATTTACAACAACAAGACGATTGTACGCAATAAAACAAGTTTTTGGTGAGATTTTATGGATGTGCAATTGAAATTGATGAAACGATTGAATGACATGAAATAATTGTATATTAAACATGTACcatttttgcttatttatttaacatttcGTTTGCTTTATGTTGTAGAGAAAACAACAAGCGAAAACAATACGACGGAAAATTGGGGCCTCATACTGGACATCTGCGACCGGGTAAACAATGGATCGGCCACACCGAAGGATTGCTTAAAATGCATCATCAAACGATTGAATTCGCCCAACCCGCACGTGGTTATGAAAGCAATAACGGTAGGGTCAGGAGGCGATTTAGCGTTTACAAACATTATTTATCGCTTATTTATCACAACATTTCAGCTGCTCGATGCATGCGTTAACAACTGTGGCAAACAGTTCCACCTGGAAGTGGCCTCGCGGGAGTTTGAAACGGAGTTTAAGAAGCTGTTGCAGAAAAGTCAACCCAAAGTGACCACGGTAAACAGAATGAATGCAGCATTGTGAACGCCTTTTAATGTATTGCCCGCGTCTTTCTAATCTGCAGAAGCTAAAACTTACCCTAAAACGTTGGGCCGAGGATGTGTTCAAGTCGGATCCGCAGCTCGACCTGATACCGTCGCTGTACAGGAAGCTGCGTGACGAGGGGCACGACTTTAACGACCCGTCCGCCACACCAAAGCGCGAAACGACGCTCAGCAAAGACCCGAACGTCGTGTCTAGTcagcaggaggaggacgacATTGCGAAAGCGATCGAACTGTCGCTGAAGGAAGTCAAAAACACGCAATCTCCGAAGATGATGTCATCGTCCGGAACGGTATGCAGTGAGGGAAACCATGGTTAGGGTTAGGGTTTGATGCAATAGTAATaatgtgttggtgtttttttttccacagAGTGCTTCATCTTTATATCCTTCCGCTTTGTTATCTACTGCACCAGCGGCAGAACCGAGGAAGGTAAGTCATAGCATATTGAAGGGTTTTTAGGtttaacaaaccaaacaaatattGTAAGATTTTCCAGGAGTCCTAatagctgtgggacattttattgactctttcttacgtgaaatgaacttaatataatggaaattgaaattgagcCTCCTATGatattcctattggatttgtccaatgAGAGTGCTGTAGAGCTCTTATTGGACAAATCCAAAAGGAATATCCTAGGAGGCTGTCATAGAATCCTATTTCCACCATATGAAGTCCACTTagcataagaaagagtcaaggaagtgtcctacaactatgagaaccccttgaaaaccctgtaacatgtttttttcatttccatttcatgCAGGTTCGAGCGCTGTACGATTTTGAGGCAGCCGAAGACAATGAGCTAACGTTCCAGGCCGGCGAAATCATCATGGTGCTGGACGATTCCGATCCGAACTGGTGGAAGGGTCAGAACCAGCGCGGGGAGGGTCTTTTCCCATCCAACTTTGTCACCGCCGACCTGTCCGTCGAGCCGGAATCGCTGGCGGCGTCCGGCAAGGGCGCGAAAAAGAGTGTCCAGTTTTCGGACGAGCAAAAGCAGGACGGCGCCAAGGACGGGCAGCAGAAGCATCTGCTGCAGCCGGCGACGGTGGAAATCAACGAGGAAAAGATTGACCGGCTGCTGCATCTGATACACGAGGCCGATCCGGAGGATCCGTCGCAAGACACGGAGGAGATGctccagctcgagcagctggtCAACCAGATGGGCCCGATGATCGATGCCGAGCTGGAGCGGGTCGATCGCAAGCACGCCCAGCTGACGCAGTCGAGCAGCGATCTGGTGGACGCGATCAATCTCTACCACAACCTGATGCGCGAACCGGaccgttcggcgatgatgtcGATGGGTGGGCCGGTGCCGGCCGGTGGTGCGTACGGTACGCCCGGCGGCTACCCGGGCAGCTCGATGAACCCGATGTACGGTATGCCGGCAATGTACCAGAGCCTGCCGGGTGTGGGAATGTACCCGATGGGACCTTCGCAACCGCCGTCAATGCCGGGGTACGGTATGACCCATCTACGGCACGACATGACGCAGATGAACGTTGGCACGATGCCACAGTTTCCTACGCCAGCGCAGCAGCCGCCACCGCAGCAAGCTGGCATGCATCATCTTTCTCACCAACATCATCAGCCTCACCCCATGCAGACCGTGGCGCAGAACGGTCCCACCACCAATGGAATGCTTTCGCAGGGCGCACCACCAACCACGTCGTTGGCTGGAGttggcaaccagcagcagcagcagcagcagtccacGACGTCGGTCGCTCCACAGACGATGCCAAATATGCCGATgcctcaacagcagcagctcggagGAATGCCGCAAGGATTCGCCAATCCTACGTCACCTCCGCCTGTGGGAATGTCCGGCGGTCCGCCATCGCACCATCAGATGCAACCGGCACCACCCAATCCGAATCAACAGACGCTTCCGCAGATGCGACCGGGCGGAGGACAGCC
Coding sequences within:
- the LOC120904549 gene encoding signal transducing adapter molecule 2 isoform X1, with product MSLFGTTSTLNADIEKTTSENNTTENWGLILDICDRVNNGSATPKDCLKCIIKRLNSPNPHVVMKAITLLDACVNNCGKQFHLEVASREFETEFKKLLQKSQPKVTTKLKLTLKRWAEDVFKSDPQLDLIPSLYRKLRDEGHDFNDPSATPKRETTLSKDPNVVSSQQEEDDIAKAIELSLKEVKNTQSPKMMSSSGTSASSLYPSALLSTAPAAEPRKVRALYDFEAAEDNELTFQAGEIIMVLDDSDPNWWKGQNQRGEGLFPSNFVTADLSVEPESLAASGKGAKKSVQFSDEQKQDGAKDGQQKHLLQPATVEINEEKIDRLLHLIHEADPEDPSQDTEEMLQLEQLVNQMGPMIDAELERVDRKHAQLTQSSSDLVDAINLYHNLMREPDRSAMMSMGGPVPAGGAYGTPGGYPGSSMNPMYGMPAMYQSLPGVGMYPMGPSQPPSMPGYGMTHLRHDMTQMNVGTMPQFPTPAQQPPPQQAGMHHLSHQHHQPHPMQTVAQNGPTTNGMLSQGAPPTTSLAGVGNQQQQQQQSTTSVAPQTMPNMPMPQQQQLGGMPQGFANPTSPPPVGMSGGPPSHHQMQPAPPNPNQQTLPQMRPGGGQPPVSYPSYVPQQQQQQQPVSQQMPQTAVPQGMPGAGGPPPPSAQPNANHHPNQQQMSMPQAHYPPTSGAPTHHHPQQQQQQPQQQQFMPQMGPPQMANFPPMGAPMNMFPPGGPGGIGGPLSINTNHQGPQNIPIYQQQR
- the LOC120904549 gene encoding signal transducing adapter molecule 2 isoform X2 encodes the protein MKAITLLDACVNNCGKQFHLEVASREFETEFKKLLQKSQPKVTTKLKLTLKRWAEDVFKSDPQLDLIPSLYRKLRDEGHDFNDPSATPKRETTLSKDPNVVSSQQEEDDIAKAIELSLKEVKNTQSPKMMSSSGTSASSLYPSALLSTAPAAEPRKVRALYDFEAAEDNELTFQAGEIIMVLDDSDPNWWKGQNQRGEGLFPSNFVTADLSVEPESLAASGKGAKKSVQFSDEQKQDGAKDGQQKHLLQPATVEINEEKIDRLLHLIHEADPEDPSQDTEEMLQLEQLVNQMGPMIDAELERVDRKHAQLTQSSSDLVDAINLYHNLMREPDRSAMMSMGGPVPAGGAYGTPGGYPGSSMNPMYGMPAMYQSLPGVGMYPMGPSQPPSMPGYGMTHLRHDMTQMNVGTMPQFPTPAQQPPPQQAGMHHLSHQHHQPHPMQTVAQNGPTTNGMLSQGAPPTTSLAGVGNQQQQQQQSTTSVAPQTMPNMPMPQQQQLGGMPQGFANPTSPPPVGMSGGPPSHHQMQPAPPNPNQQTLPQMRPGGGQPPVSYPSYVPQQQQQQQPVSQQMPQTAVPQGMPGAGGPPPPSAQPNANHHPNQQQMSMPQAHYPPTSGAPTHHHPQQQQQQPQQQQFMPQMGPPQMANFPPMGAPMNMFPPGGPGGIGGPLSINTNHQGPQNIPIYQQQR